One segment of Primulina tabacum isolate GXHZ01 chromosome 6, ASM2559414v2, whole genome shotgun sequence DNA contains the following:
- the LOC142549222 gene encoding protein WHAT'S THIS FACTOR 1, chloroplastic, which translates to MAIACCCDVPVVSKLPIYGININSTSKYLSQKKNILFKNLSVITCSSSRHKLVRDPRLDWHVAKQNKIRFIQKLKTLLLSKPKHFIPVHILHKCRSYLCVPKPLSMISMIHRYPTIFELFYIPLPPMPSNATGPLTQLCVRLTPAAASLAKTENDLKKCMTASLVSKLQKLLMLASPYHRILLSKLVHLGPDLGLPVNFRSRLCNDHPDKFKVLNTSYGRALELVSWDSNLATIIPSHDEVESLGLIVDRPLKFEHLRLRKGLNVKRSHRDFLIKFKEVPDVCPYTTNVGNLVKESIEAEKRACAVVREILGMTVEKRTLVDHLTHFRKELALPNKLRGMLIRHPELFYVSIKGLRDSVFLVEGYSEKGALLDKDETLVLKDQLVELMREGKRLRREKKREYLFGGADKCNARTMDPQVDNEDYDDYDDGLDYLFQLEESGSEGGVKDLETEETIMMLEKEEFWTIETPSVDENGNGSGLVPW; encoded by the coding sequence ATGGCAATAGCTTGCTGCTGTGATGTACCAGTTGTTTCGAAGTTGCCTATATATGGAATCAACATCAATTCTACAAGTAAATATCTTTCTCAGAAAAAGAACATCTTGTTCAAGAATCTGTCTGTAATCACATGTTCTTCATCTCGTCACAAGTTAGTACGTGATCCAAGGTTAGATTGGCATGTGGCGAAGCAGAACAAGATACGCTTTATTCAGAAGCTTAAGACCCTCCTGCTTTCCAAACCGAAACACTTTATACCCGTTCACATTCTCCATAAATGCCGTTCATACTTGTGTGTACCCAAGCCGCTTTCTATGATATCAATGATTCATCGGTATCCGACCATTTTTGAGTTGTTTTATATCCCATTACCGCCTATGCCGAGTAATGCCACGGGACCACTTACTCAGCTCTGTGTCCGCCTCACGCCTGCTGCTGCATCCTTGGCGAAAACGGAAAATGATCTCAAGAAATGTATGACTGCTTCTTTGGTTTCGAAACTGCAGAAGCTCTTAATGCTTGCATCCCCATATCACCGGATTTTATTGTCGAAGCTGGTGCATTTGGGTCCTGATCTGGGTCTGCCTGTTAACTTCCGTTCACGCCTTTGCAACGATCATCCGGATAAGTTTAAAGTCTTGAATACTTCTTATGGACGTGCTCTCGAGCTTGTTTCTTGGGATTCGAATTTGGCTACCATTATTCCTTCGCATGATGAAGTTGAGTCTCTTGGACTCATTGTTGACAGGCCGTTGAAATTCGAACATCTAAGACTTCGGAAAGGGTTGAATGTCAAGAGGAGTCATCGTGATTTTCTTATAAAGTTCAAGGAAGTACCGGATGTGTGTCCGTACACAACTAATGTTGGAAATTTGGTAAAAGAGTCAATTGAGGCAGAGAAGAGAGCCTGTGCTGTGGTGAGGGAGATATTAGGAATGACTGTTGAGAAGAGGACTCTGGTGGATCATTTGACACATTTCAGGAAAGAATTGGCCCTACCAAACAAGCTGAGAGGAATGTTAATTAGGCATCCCGAGTTGTTCTACGTGAGCATAAAAGGGCTAAGAGATTCGGTCTTTCTGGTGGAGGGATATAGTGAAAAGGGTGCACTTTTAGATAAGGATGAGACATTGGTGTTAAAAGATCAGCTTGTTGAGCTCATGCGAGAAGGGAAGAGGTtaagaagagagaaaaaacgGGAGTATCTTTTTGGTGGTGCCGATAAATGCAATGCTCGAACCATGGACCCTCAAGTTGATAATGAGGATTATGATGATTATGACGATGGTTTAGATTATTTGTTTCAACTAGAAGAATCTGGTTCAGAAGGTGGTGTGAAGGACCTTGAGACCGAAGAGACTATAATGATGTTAGAAAAAGAGGAGTTTTGGACAATAGAGACGCCCTCAGTCGATGAAAATGGGAATGGCAGCGGTTTGGTTCCATGGTAG